The Algoriphagus halophilus genome window below encodes:
- the yihA gene encoding ribosome biogenesis GTP-binding protein YihA/YsxC, whose product MIQKAQFVVSNTNPGNCPKPDRAEVAFIGRSNVGKSSLINMLTGKNDLAKTSQKPGKTQLINHFMINDRWYLVDLPGYGFAKVNVKVKQGWENMISTYLTKRENLCGVFVLVDSRLEPQKIDLEFLLWCGTEGVPAALVFTKADKQSKTKTDQNIRKFLKKMEEIFEEAPDYFITSAENGQGKEQLTTFIEELVQEYESGEII is encoded by the coding sequence ATGATCCAAAAAGCACAATTTGTAGTCAGTAACACAAACCCCGGAAATTGTCCAAAACCTGATCGGGCGGAAGTAGCATTTATCGGTAGATCAAATGTAGGAAAAAGCTCCTTGATCAACATGCTGACAGGGAAAAATGACTTGGCCAAAACTTCCCAAAAACCAGGAAAAACCCAATTGATCAATCATTTTATGATCAATGACCGTTGGTATTTGGTGGATTTGCCTGGATATGGTTTTGCCAAAGTCAATGTAAAAGTGAAGCAGGGCTGGGAAAATATGATCAGTACTTACTTGACCAAAAGAGAAAATTTGTGTGGAGTATTTGTATTGGTGGATAGCCGTTTGGAGCCTCAAAAAATTGATTTGGAATTTTTACTTTGGTGTGGAACGGAAGGCGTTCCTGCTGCTTTGGTCTTTACAAAAGCGGATAAGCAGTCTAAAACCAAGACCGATCAAAATATCCGGAAGTTTCTAAAAAAAATGGAAGAGATCTTCGAGGAGGCCCCGGATTATTTTATTACTTCTGCTGAAAATGGGCAAGGAAAAGAACAATTGACCACATTTATAGAAGAACTGGTACAAGAATACGAATCTGGGGAAATCATTTAA
- a CDS encoding ribonuclease H family protein, with the protein MITIYTDGAAKGNPGPGGYGAVLLFNNKGEILRKELSEGFRLTTNNRMELLAVIRALQALKVTGIPVRIYSDSKYVVDAIEKGWLWGWQKKGFKDKKNPDLWLRYIPLHLKYKPKFIWVKGHAGNPENERCDQLAVAASEGYNLPADAGYEESQR; encoded by the coding sequence ATGATTACCATTTACACGGATGGCGCTGCCAAAGGCAATCCAGGGCCAGGAGGCTATGGCGCCGTTTTACTTTTCAACAATAAAGGAGAAATTCTTCGTAAGGAACTTTCTGAGGGGTTTCGATTGACCACCAATAACCGCATGGAATTACTGGCAGTAATCCGGGCTTTACAGGCCTTGAAAGTGACCGGGATTCCTGTACGGATTTATTCCGATAGCAAATATGTAGTAGATGCCATCGAAAAAGGGTGGCTTTGGGGCTGGCAAAAGAAAGGGTTTAAGGATAAAAAGAATCCAGACCTTTGGCTAAGGTATATACCGCTTCATTTAAAATATAAACCCAAGTTTATCTGGGTAAAAGGCCATGCTGGTAATCCTGAAAATGAGCGATGCGATCAACTGGCAGTTGCTGCATCGGAGGGGTATAATTTACCTGCAGATGCAGGCTATGAAGAAAGCCAGCGATAA
- a CDS encoding DUF3810 domain-containing protein: protein MGKRDWTWVILGVNALGIRYVASLNPEATDEIYSRKFFPVIRNVIDQTLGYLPFPSVYFFIIAVFIVLGIYIYRLRERYGWKRKVLYSLRALANGLGALIFFFLVLWGYNYQRTPIFQQLGLKTESLDLEKLKEEVMITQRLVEQYRRLITTDTIAITEILPYPELEKVVRVNMGENLDMLGLNFTGRPRTKLFPPPGFMRRMGILGIYFPFTGESYIDPTLHPLEQPFTVAHEMAHSYGVTNEGEANFIAWVICGNSNDPLLKYSAQLRLLMYQIRDYYRMDPEDYKVFIQGLDLGVKKDILSIREASEAIQPISYELSRKSNDIFLKSQGVKAGVKSYQQLPMLAYAWRKRMNGE from the coding sequence ATGGGGAAAAGAGATTGGACTTGGGTAATTCTTGGTGTAAATGCATTAGGAATTCGATATGTGGCATCTCTCAATCCAGAAGCTACAGATGAAATTTATTCAAGAAAATTCTTTCCGGTAATTCGGAATGTGATAGATCAGACGCTGGGATATTTGCCATTTCCCAGCGTTTATTTTTTTATCATCGCAGTATTTATTGTTTTAGGGATCTATATCTATCGTCTCAGAGAAAGATATGGATGGAAAAGAAAGGTTTTATATTCATTGAGGGCATTGGCCAATGGTTTGGGAGCCCTGATATTTTTCTTTTTAGTGCTGTGGGGTTACAATTATCAGCGCACGCCTATCTTCCAGCAATTAGGTTTAAAAACCGAATCTTTGGATTTGGAGAAGCTGAAGGAGGAAGTAATGATTACCCAGCGATTGGTGGAGCAATATAGAAGATTGATTACCACTGATACGATTGCCATAACTGAAATTTTACCTTATCCCGAGTTGGAAAAGGTAGTGCGGGTTAATATGGGAGAGAATTTGGATATGTTGGGGTTGAATTTTACCGGTAGGCCTAGAACCAAATTATTTCCACCGCCCGGTTTCATGAGAAGAATGGGGATTTTAGGTATTTATTTCCCCTTTACAGGAGAGAGCTATATAGACCCAACTTTGCATCCATTGGAACAGCCTTTTACAGTAGCCCATGAAATGGCCCATAGCTATGGTGTGACCAATGAAGGGGAAGCGAACTTTATTGCTTGGGTAATATGTGGAAACAGTAATGATCCTTTGTTGAAATATTCTGCTCAATTGAGGTTGCTGATGTACCAAATCCGCGATTATTATCGAATGGATCCTGAAGATTACAAAGTGTTTATTCAAGGTCTCGACCTTGGAGTGAAAAAAGACATTCTTTCTATCAGGGAAGCCAGCGAGGCCATTCAACCAATCTCCTATGAATTGAGTCGAAAGTCAAATGATATATTTTTGAAATCCCAAGGAGTAAAAGCCGGCGTGAAAAGTTATCAGCAACTTCCTATGTTGGCTTATGCCTGGAGGAAGAGAATGAATGGAGAATAA
- a CDS encoding sugar phosphate isomerase/epimerase family protein codes for MANPIWIMTSAFDQLNLEQTIEKATEIGVQGLDLCVFRKDGTRDDFVATHLDYENFGPEEAKYLIEQFNGAKLRLSIGAFENLIGGDPAQRIKNQNHLLCLIRMAYLLGGDENDVKVGTFVGYNHELGNQEGGFEKNLLEYQRIFGPIIRYANNLGVTVLYENCPMEGWRSSGHFGTFNNLTGVLAARKIMYELVPELNHGEIYDPSHDIWQHTDPISVIRQTDMNRLKRIHVKSTLNNPDPFWGNMYPMQEVKAEWAEKLGIPSSTNPWDRHHYEATLPGFGLGDSMDWRAFINVLKDRGFSGPFEIENEAVLSKQTGNMGAIVQGCKAAVQNLAPLLYELGDEGWQYPQSEYKPLLEVNRADIPLQTMDKL; via the coding sequence ATGGCTAATCCGATTTGGATCATGACATCCGCCTTCGATCAACTCAACCTAGAACAAACCATAGAAAAAGCGACGGAAATAGGCGTGCAAGGTCTGGACTTATGCGTTTTTAGAAAAGATGGAACCCGGGACGATTTTGTGGCTACGCATTTGGACTATGAAAATTTTGGTCCAGAAGAAGCAAAATATCTAATTGAGCAGTTCAACGGAGCAAAACTCCGACTTTCTATTGGAGCTTTTGAAAATTTGATAGGAGGTGATCCGGCTCAGCGAATCAAGAATCAAAATCACTTGCTTTGCTTGATCCGCATGGCTTATTTGTTAGGTGGAGATGAAAACGATGTAAAAGTAGGAACCTTTGTAGGCTATAACCACGAGCTAGGAAATCAAGAAGGTGGATTTGAGAAAAATTTATTGGAATACCAACGAATTTTCGGGCCTATCATTCGCTATGCCAATAACTTGGGTGTCACCGTCCTTTATGAAAATTGCCCGATGGAAGGTTGGAGAAGTTCAGGACACTTCGGAACCTTCAACAATCTTACGGGAGTTTTGGCAGCTCGAAAAATCATGTATGAATTGGTTCCAGAACTCAACCATGGAGAAATCTACGATCCATCCCATGACATATGGCAACATACCGATCCAATTTCTGTTATCCGACAAACAGATATGAATCGCCTTAAAAGAATCCATGTTAAATCTACTCTAAACAACCCAGATCCATTCTGGGGGAATATGTATCCCATGCAGGAAGTAAAAGCAGAATGGGCAGAGAAGTTGGGAATCCCTTCCAGTACTAACCCTTGGGATAGACATCATTATGAAGCTACACTTCCAGGTTTTGGATTGGGAGATTCCATGGATTGGAGGGCTTTTATCAATGTATTGAAAGACAGAGGTTTTTCTGGTCCCTTTGAAATCGAAAATGAGGCGGTGCTATCGAAGCAAACCGGAAACATGGGGGCTATTGTTCAAGGCTGTAAAGCGGCTGTTCAGAATCTCGCACCTTTGCTATATGAATTAGGTGATGAAGGCTGGCAATATCCACAATCAGAATATAAACCTCTTTTAGAAGTAAACCGAGCAGATATTCCACTGCAAACAATGGACAAATTATAA
- a CDS encoding SDR family NAD(P)-dependent oxidoreductase, whose protein sequence is MENKIALVTGATSGIGKACALTLAKLGYNIIATGRRADRLKELAAELPNEVEYLPLVFDVRDREKVLDILGALPEEWKAIDVLINNAGNAHGLDPIQNGSLDDWDAMMDINVKGLLYVSKAIIPGMTKRKSGIIINIGSIAGKEVYPNGNVYCGSKHAVDAITNGMRIDLNPFGLKVIAIHPGLVETEFSLVRFKGDEKRSESVYQGFEPLLAQDIADIVEFAVTRPPHVVIADVVVLPTAQASATIVNKEL, encoded by the coding sequence ATGGAAAATAAAATTGCTTTGGTCACTGGGGCGACTTCAGGAATCGGAAAAGCCTGTGCCCTGACATTGGCTAAATTAGGATACAATATCATCGCCACTGGAAGAAGAGCTGATCGATTAAAGGAATTGGCGGCTGAACTTCCAAATGAGGTAGAATACCTTCCGTTAGTGTTTGATGTACGGGATAGGGAGAAGGTGTTGGATATCTTGGGAGCATTGCCTGAGGAGTGGAAGGCTATCGATGTGTTGATCAATAATGCAGGAAATGCCCATGGGCTAGATCCAATTCAAAATGGTAGTTTGGACGATTGGGATGCCATGATGGACATCAATGTGAAAGGATTGTTGTATGTTTCCAAGGCAATCATTCCAGGGATGACCAAGCGAAAATCCGGAATAATTATTAATATAGGCTCTATTGCGGGAAAAGAAGTGTACCCCAATGGAAATGTTTATTGCGGAAGCAAACATGCAGTAGATGCCATTACCAATGGAATGCGTATTGATCTAAACCCTTTTGGACTAAAAGTAATAGCTATTCACCCGGGTTTGGTGGAAACTGAGTTTTCGTTGGTAAGATTTAAAGGAGATGAGAAGAGATCTGAGTCTGTTTATCAGGGATTTGAACCATTGCTCGCTCAGGATATTGCAGACATTGTGGAATTTGCCGTAACTAGACCCCCTCACGTGGTAATCGCTGATGTAGTGGTTTTGCCTACAGCTCAAGCTTCTGCCACCATTGTGAATAAAGAACTATGA
- a CDS encoding NifU family protein, whose amino-acid sequence MLKAQARPVHLYMEANPNPNSLKFVANFMLAEDGVSFDYPDAESAENSPLAQELFNFAAVRRVFVASNFVTVTKSEDVEWSEVQNIFRDHIKAYLESGQPVVKASFDKDPLFDENDSEVVKKIKGILDEYIRPAVEQDGGAIVFHSFHDGVVKVLLQGSCSGCPSSTVTLKAGIQNLLTRMLPEVKEVEAEGI is encoded by the coding sequence ATGCTAAAAGCACAAGCGAGACCTGTCCATTTATACATGGAGGCTAATCCAAATCCAAACTCTTTGAAGTTTGTCGCAAATTTTATGTTGGCAGAAGATGGAGTAAGTTTTGATTATCCAGATGCTGAAAGTGCAGAAAATAGTCCTTTGGCTCAGGAACTGTTTAATTTTGCAGCTGTTCGGAGAGTTTTTGTTGCATCTAATTTCGTGACTGTCACCAAATCTGAGGATGTGGAATGGTCTGAAGTTCAGAATATATTCAGAGATCATATCAAGGCGTATTTAGAATCAGGGCAGCCTGTGGTAAAGGCAAGTTTTGACAAGGATCCTTTGTTTGATGAGAACGATTCAGAAGTTGTGAAAAAAATTAAAGGTATTCTGGATGAATATATCAGACCGGCTGTAGAGCAGGATGGTGGAGCCATTGTATTTCATTCATTCCATGACGGAGTAGTCAAAGTATTGCTTCAAGGCTCTTGCTCAGGATGTCCTTCTAGCACAGTTACCTTAAAGGCTGGAATACAAAACCTTTTGACCAGAATGCTTCCGGAAGTGAAGGAAGTAGAAGCAGAAGGAATTTAA
- the ubiE gene encoding bifunctional demethylmenaquinone methyltransferase/2-methoxy-6-polyprenyl-1,4-benzoquinol methylase UbiE codes for MSVVPYKDKQDPKKAQVAEMFNNISGKYDLLNHVLSMGIDIIWRKKAISYLKKDQPKLILDIATGTGDFAIEALALNPEKVIGVDISEGMLAEGRKKMTKRGLDDKIELQLGDSEGLLFEDNKFDAVIVSFGVRNFENLEKGLADMYRVLKPGGKAVILEFSKPRSFPMKQAYGFYSNFVLPQVGKIVSKDNSAYTYLPESVQAFPDGEDFLAVLNKVGFTCTLCKPLTFGISSIYVGVK; via the coding sequence ATGTCTGTAGTACCTTACAAAGATAAGCAAGACCCTAAAAAAGCTCAGGTTGCTGAGATGTTTAACAATATTTCAGGCAAGTATGACCTGCTCAATCACGTGCTCAGCATGGGGATTGATATTATTTGGAGAAAAAAAGCCATAAGCTATCTTAAAAAAGATCAGCCAAAACTGATTTTGGATATTGCTACCGGAACTGGAGATTTTGCCATTGAAGCATTAGCGCTTAATCCTGAAAAGGTAATCGGAGTAGATATCTCTGAAGGAATGCTTGCCGAAGGAAGGAAGAAAATGACCAAGAGAGGTCTGGATGATAAAATCGAGCTGCAGCTTGGGGATTCCGAAGGTTTACTCTTTGAAGATAATAAGTTTGATGCTGTCATCGTTTCTTTTGGAGTTAGAAACTTTGAAAATCTGGAGAAGGGACTGGCAGATATGTATCGGGTCTTAAAACCTGGAGGGAAAGCAGTAATTTTGGAATTCAGTAAGCCTAGGAGTTTTCCAATGAAACAGGCTTATGGATTTTACTCCAACTTTGTTCTTCCCCAGGTTGGCAAAATTGTATCCAAAGACAATTCTGCTTATACTTATCTTCCTGAATCCGTTCAGGCCTTTCCTGACGGAGAAGATTTTCTGGCTGTATTGAATAAGGTCGGATTTACCTGTACTCTATGCAAACCACTTACATTCGGCATCAGCTCCATTTATGTGGGCGTGAAATAA
- a CDS encoding aminotransferase class V-fold PLP-dependent enzyme, which yields MLTFAPGPSKVYDSLPTYLQDAYQEGILSANHRSSVFMNLYQETESLMREKLYMPDDYKLLFTSSATENWEIITQSLVEKASFHIYSGSFGKKWIGFAKHINPATAGIKIEANQAIDVAGLEVSEEFDLIALTQNETANATQVPMSVIEAIKEKYPEKMIAVDTTSSMAGIELDFSLADVWYASVQKCFGLPAGLGMLILSPKAIEKCAAKGESGRYNSLSFMLENAEGYQTHYTPNVMGIYLLNRVLKDLEEIQHIDANLRERMLQLESCIAHTNSLRMLVDNSETRSVTVLAVAGPEELIATVKKDAEKEGMQLGSGYGPLKPTSFRIANFPAITNDEMDKLMSFLSKY from the coding sequence ATGTTAACCTTTGCTCCAGGACCTTCTAAGGTCTACGATTCTCTGCCAACTTACCTGCAGGATGCCTATCAAGAGGGGATTTTGAGTGCCAACCACAGAAGTTCGGTATTTATGAATTTGTATCAAGAAACAGAATCTTTGATGCGGGAAAAGCTTTATATGCCAGATGATTACAAATTATTGTTCACTTCCAGTGCAACCGAAAACTGGGAAATCATCACTCAGTCTTTGGTTGAAAAGGCAAGCTTTCATATTTACTCTGGCTCTTTTGGTAAAAAATGGATCGGCTTTGCGAAACATATCAATCCCGCCACAGCTGGAATAAAGATTGAAGCGAATCAAGCGATTGATGTAGCTGGGCTTGAAGTGTCGGAGGAGTTTGACTTGATCGCTTTGACCCAAAACGAAACAGCCAATGCTACCCAAGTTCCGATGTCGGTTATTGAGGCCATCAAAGAAAAATATCCAGAGAAAATGATTGCTGTAGACACTACTTCTTCTATGGCAGGGATAGAATTGGATTTCAGTTTGGCAGACGTTTGGTACGCATCAGTACAAAAATGCTTTGGACTACCGGCAGGATTAGGGATGTTGATTCTTTCTCCAAAAGCCATTGAAAAGTGTGCCGCAAAAGGAGAGAGCGGAAGGTACAATAGCTTAAGTTTTATGCTGGAAAATGCAGAAGGCTATCAAACCCATTATACCCCGAATGTAATGGGGATTTACTTGTTGAATAGGGTTTTGAAAGATTTGGAGGAAATCCAACATATTGATGCCAATCTTAGAGAGCGTATGTTACAATTGGAAAGCTGTATTGCTCATACCAACTCATTAAGGATGCTTGTGGATAATTCCGAAACGAGAAGCGTGACTGTTTTAGCGGTTGCTGGACCGGAGGAGTTAATTGCCACTGTGAAAAAAGATGCTGAAAAGGAGGGCATGCAATTAGGATCAGGATATGGTCCCTTAAAACCAACTAGTTTTAGGATTGCGAATTTTCCAGCCATCACCAATGATGAAATGGATAAATTGATGAGTTTTTTATCGAAGTATTAA
- a CDS encoding ThuA domain-containing protein, with translation MNLKKSLLTLGLIFSIALVAPAQQFRALVFSKTAGFRHQSISDAVVALKKMGKTHVFSVYTTEDASVFTDENLAKYDVVILTTTTGTIFNAEQKAAFQKFVQSGKGVVGIHSATDTEYEWPWYNKMIGAYFLSHPAQQTLRLEVVDQNHPATWHLPKNWLWTDELYEFREINPDIKVLVKADESTYKVAKGNGDNHPMAWYHDFDGGRVFYTALGHVESAWEDPDFLKHLYGGIWYAATGHPMK, from the coding sequence ATGAACCTAAAAAAATCTTTGCTCACACTAGGGCTGATTTTCAGTATTGCTTTAGTAGCTCCTGCTCAACAATTCAGAGCTTTGGTATTCAGTAAGACCGCTGGATTCCGTCATCAATCTATTTCCGATGCGGTAGTTGCATTGAAGAAAATGGGGAAAACGCATGTATTCAGTGTATACACCACAGAAGATGCCAGTGTATTTACGGATGAAAACTTGGCGAAATACGATGTGGTGATCCTTACCACTACTACGGGTACCATTTTTAACGCGGAACAAAAAGCGGCTTTCCAGAAATTTGTTCAAAGTGGAAAAGGAGTAGTGGGAATTCACTCAGCAACAGATACTGAATACGAGTGGCCATGGTATAATAAGATGATCGGAGCTTATTTCCTTTCTCACCCAGCTCAGCAAACCCTAAGATTGGAAGTGGTGGATCAGAATCATCCAGCAACTTGGCATTTGCCTAAAAATTGGCTCTGGACAGATGAATTGTATGAATTCAGAGAAATCAATCCTGATATCAAAGTCTTGGTAAAAGCTGATGAAAGTACTTACAAGGTAGCTAAGGGAAATGGAGACAACCACCCAATGGCATGGTATCATGATTTTGATGGAGGTAGAGTATTTTACACCGCTTTAGGACACGTGGAGTCTGCTTGGGAAGATCCTGATTTCTTGAAACATCTTTATGGAGGGATCTGGTATGCCGCTACAGGCCATCCTATGAAATAA
- a CDS encoding M15 family metallopeptidase: MISLRSNFILLVCVVILLGCNQKELRSIEGELQKEIAEQLSDHKTTVQSSEIPVLEKQMIEQNLVNVEEVVPGIRVELKYSTEDNFFGEDVYGELIHAYLQPEVAESLKKAQQQLQSEYPDYTLLIYDGARPLSVQQILWDNLDKPDSIKPLYVADPKLGSLHNYGVAVDLTIYDTSKSEPLDMGTGYDFFGYAAYPDRESQMLEEGVISSAQIANREILRKVMTNSGFMGIGSEWWHFNAFSRKEAGEKFQIIK; encoded by the coding sequence ATGATTTCATTGAGATCCAATTTCATTTTATTGGTATGTGTGGTAATCCTTTTAGGCTGTAACCAAAAGGAGTTAAGGTCCATTGAAGGAGAACTACAAAAGGAAATAGCGGAACAGTTAAGTGATCATAAAACTACAGTTCAATCCTCTGAAATTCCAGTGTTGGAAAAGCAAATGATTGAGCAAAATTTAGTCAATGTAGAGGAAGTTGTACCTGGGATCAGAGTGGAATTAAAATATTCTACCGAAGATAATTTTTTTGGAGAAGACGTTTACGGAGAATTGATCCATGCATATTTACAGCCAGAGGTAGCGGAAAGTTTGAAAAAGGCTCAGCAGCAGCTACAGTCAGAATATCCGGATTATACCTTATTAATTTATGATGGAGCACGGCCTCTAAGTGTACAGCAAATTCTCTGGGACAACTTGGATAAACCAGATAGCATCAAACCATTGTATGTAGCCGACCCAAAATTGGGAAGCTTGCATAATTATGGGGTAGCGGTCGATCTGACCATTTACGATACTTCTAAATCAGAACCATTGGATATGGGAACTGGCTATGATTTCTTTGGATATGCGGCCTATCCTGATCGTGAAAGCCAGATGTTGGAAGAAGGCGTAATCTCTTCTGCTCAAATTGCAAATAGAGAAATCCTCCGAAAAGTGATGACCAACTCCGGATTTATGGGAATAGGTTCAGAATGGTGGCATTTCAATGCATTTTCCAGAAAAGAAGCCGGAGAGAAATTTCAAATCATTAAGTAA
- the porT gene encoding type IX secretion/gliding motility protein PorT/SprT, whose translation MQTTYIRHQLHLCGREISLTVFLMMVMTLSSFGQGMFGLTSGSGSDNKTLSYGFFLAAHTNAYQIKYSDAFMNPATTSSAGVRAVFPKYSPGFSLGFIGMLRFHDQVQLLFTPKVGFYEYKTEVSYFGTADSSLDNFPADEGNTLNNTTSTQMLTSEATMVELPLLFKYRSQRFNNTRMYFLGGASYNFRTKAQDEADIEDLVTTGQDVSLEMGMGFEIYFKYFKFAPEIRFSHGLNNAFRRENTIPELADAISSIKRKSITLYLNFQ comes from the coding sequence ATGCAAACCACTTACATTCGGCATCAGCTCCATTTATGTGGGCGTGAAATAAGCCTGACAGTATTTTTGATGATGGTCATGACCCTGTCCTCCTTTGGGCAAGGGATGTTTGGACTTACCTCAGGGTCTGGTTCGGATAATAAGACCTTGTCTTATGGGTTTTTTCTGGCCGCACATACCAATGCCTATCAAATAAAATATTCGGATGCCTTTATGAACCCTGCCACAACGAGTTCGGCAGGAGTCAGAGCGGTCTTTCCTAAATATTCCCCAGGATTTTCTTTGGGATTCATTGGAATGTTACGGTTTCATGATCAGGTTCAATTACTCTTTACTCCAAAAGTAGGTTTCTATGAGTATAAGACAGAAGTCAGTTATTTTGGGACAGCGGACTCTTCTTTAGATAATTTTCCTGCAGATGAGGGCAATACATTGAACAATACTACAAGTACTCAAATGCTAACCTCAGAAGCCACAATGGTAGAGCTTCCTTTACTTTTTAAATATCGATCGCAGCGATTTAACAATACTCGAATGTACTTCTTGGGAGGAGCCAGCTATAATTTCCGTACCAAGGCCCAAGACGAAGCGGATATTGAAGACCTGGTGACCACTGGACAGGATGTCTCTTTGGAGATGGGAATGGGGTTCGAGATTTATTTTAAGTACTTCAAATTCGCGCCGGAGATCCGCTTTTCACATGGCTTGAATAATGCCTTTAGAAGGGAGAATACCATCCCCGAACTTGCAGATGCCATTTCTTCCATCAAAAGGAAAAGCATTACACTTTACTTGAATTTTCAGTAG
- a CDS encoding DUF5606 family protein has translation MNFKDIATVAGKPGLFKVLKPSRSGVILESLDEKKAKLVAGMSQRVSILSDISIYTMTEEGAEPLESIMKKIEAEFQGDLGLDANPDDSELRAFMKHVLPEVDESRVYTSDIKKLISWYKIIRTQVPETLEESKEEDKEE, from the coding sequence ATGAATTTTAAAGACATCGCAACAGTAGCCGGAAAGCCGGGTTTATTCAAAGTTTTGAAACCATCTAGATCGGGAGTGATCTTGGAAAGTTTGGATGAGAAGAAAGCTAAACTAGTAGCAGGAATGTCTCAGCGCGTTTCTATCCTGAGCGATATTTCTATTTATACCATGACTGAGGAAGGTGCTGAGCCATTGGAATCCATCATGAAAAAAATCGAGGCTGAATTTCAGGGGGACTTGGGATTGGATGCCAATCCAGATGACTCCGAATTAAGAGCTTTCATGAAACATGTACTTCCAGAAGTAGATGAGTCCAGAGTCTATACCTCTGACATCAAAAAATTGATCTCTTGGTATAAAATCATCAGAACTCAGGTTCCTGAAACCTTAGAGGAAAGTAAAGAAGAAGACAAAGAAGAATAA
- a CDS encoding MarC family protein, whose translation MFDVKEILSVSLILFSVIDILGSIPIIVNLRKKVGHIQSEKATLAAGILMILFLIGGKSVLSLFGIGVEDFAIAGALIIFAIGAEMILGIELFKPDPDASEGASIVPIAFPLIAGAGTLTTILTLKAEFAQLNIAIGILLNLIFVYGVLKSTSWLERKLGKTGLDVLRRIFGIILLSIAVKIFKTNAFPIGVDSGV comes from the coding sequence ATGTTTGATGTCAAGGAAATTTTATCTGTTTCACTGATCTTATTTTCAGTGATTGATATTCTAGGTTCTATTCCGATTATAGTCAATTTGCGGAAAAAAGTAGGGCATATCCAGTCCGAAAAAGCCACCTTGGCAGCGGGGATATTAATGATCTTGTTTTTGATTGGAGGGAAGTCAGTTTTGAGCCTTTTTGGAATCGGAGTAGAGGACTTTGCGATTGCGGGTGCATTGATCATTTTTGCGATAGGAGCAGAAATGATTTTAGGAATTGAACTTTTTAAGCCTGATCCAGATGCTTCTGAAGGAGCTTCCATTGTTCCCATTGCGTTTCCATTGATAGCAGGTGCAGGAACTTTGACCACTATCCTTACACTGAAGGCTGAATTTGCCCAACTCAATATTGCCATAGGTATTTTGTTGAATTTGATCTTTGTCTATGGCGTGTTGAAAAGTACCAGTTGGCTGGAGAGAAAGCTGGGTAAGACTGGATTGGATGTGCTGAGAAGAATTTTTGGAATTATTCTTCTTTCCATCGCCGTGAAAATTTTCAAGACAAATGCTTTCCCAATCGGAGTAGATTCCGGAGTTTAA